From Nitrospirota bacterium, one genomic window encodes:
- a CDS encoding response regulator, translated as MKNLITNNNEILVVDDEPLIREILVRKLSDTGYKVTPVDNALTALEIMAEKPFPLVLSDIMMPRMDGVEFLKSLKLLHPDTAVVMITAVSNVNIAIEALREGAYDYILKPFNLEEIVLSLRNAQDKRRLILENRMYQNQLEEIVKDQTSEIRGLLSLEQHKTSELKKALEEIQVTYNTTLETLSTALDYRDNETEGHSQRVAGYSLEIASALNLGQHQKETLSRGAILHDIGKIGIPDSILLKPSRLTDAEWVKMRKHTEYGYRMLKDIPFLKEATTIVLHHQEKYDGTGYPQGLKGNDITIGARIFTIADTYDAMTTDRPYRKALSDSFARNEIKRCAGTQFDPEIVDAFFTVPPEKWLRIKADVDKQVGKI; from the coding sequence GTGAAGAACCTTATAACAAACAATAACGAAATACTTGTCGTTGATGATGAGCCACTTATACGGGAAATCCTTGTAAGAAAGTTATCGGACACAGGATACAAGGTTACTCCGGTGGATAATGCCTTAACTGCCCTTGAGATTATGGCAGAAAAGCCTTTTCCATTGGTTCTAAGCGATATAATGATGCCCCGCATGGATGGCGTTGAGTTCCTCAAGAGCCTTAAATTGCTTCATCCTGATACGGCTGTGGTCATGATAACAGCGGTTTCAAATGTAAATATTGCAATCGAGGCATTGAGGGAAGGGGCTTATGATTATATATTAAAACCTTTCAACCTTGAAGAGATTGTCTTGAGCCTCAGAAATGCACAGGATAAGAGACGGCTCATACTGGAAAACAGGATGTATCAGAATCAATTAGAAGAGATTGTAAAAGACCAGACATCTGAAATCAGGGGTCTTCTCTCTTTAGAACAGCACAAGACCTCTGAATTAAAGAAAGCACTTGAAGAGATTCAGGTTACTTACAATACAACCCTCGAGACACTTTCCACTGCCCTTGATTACAGGGATAATGAAACCGAAGGTCACTCCCAGAGGGTTGCCGGATACAGCCTCGAAATAGCAAGTGCATTAAATCTTGGACAGCATCAGAAGGAAACTCTTTCAAGGGGGGCGATACTTCATGACATAGGGAAAATAGGGATACCCGATTCCATCCTGTTAAAACCTTCCAGATTAACCGACGCAGAGTGGGTTAAAATGAGAAAACATACAGAGTATGGATACAGGATGTTAAAGGACATACCCTTTTTGAAAGAGGCAACCACAATAGTCCTTCATCATCAGGAGAAATATGACGGAACAGGATACCCGCAGGGCTTGAAAGGAAACGACATAACCATAGGTGCAAGAATTTTCACCATTGCAGACACTTATGATGCTATGACTACCGACAGACCATACAGGAAGGCACTATCAGACAGCTTTGCAAGAAATGAAATCAAACGATGCGCAGGCACCCAGTTTGACCCTGAGATAGTTGATGCCTTCTTCACTGTCCCTCCTGAAAAGTGGCTCAGGATTAAAGCAGACGTGGACAAGCAGGTTGGGAAGATTTAA
- the mtaB gene encoding tRNA (N(6)-L-threonylcarbamoyladenosine(37)-C(2))-methylthiotransferase MtaB, with protein MKRIAFSTLGCKVNQYDTAVIESAVIGTQDYTIVPFDDTADIYVVNTCTVTGKGDAESRRLIRKAVRSNKHAQVVVTGCYAQTNPEEIAGIPGVTMVVGNEEKYSLVSLLKDAGDIVVPPHPNPLPHGEREFSIDMTGAKSGNVGEKVFVGDIFDNSSMQNQGITKFPNHTRAFMKVQDGCDSRCSYCIVPFARGRSRSLNPDKVINQIKLFEGNGYKEVVLCGVHLGGYGRDIAGRLTLSVLIKRIISETGIRRIRLSSIEPREITDELINLMASEDRICKHFHIPLQSGDDMVLKMMNRNYTAGFFEDLVLNINENVRDSGIGCDVMVGFPGEGDDHFENTFKFVEKLPVSYLHVFSYSPRAGTAACNLKETVRGDVKQKRGDAIRKLADVKHNEFVRKFTGNIFDVLIEYEKDEVTGFLKGYTGNYLKVLITENSDYDDNALMNNIVDVHITGIVNGNLAGEVGRKTVRSKRQDVTPPSP; from the coding sequence ATGAAACGAATAGCTTTTTCCACATTAGGCTGTAAGGTAAATCAATACGATACTGCTGTTATAGAATCGGCTGTTATTGGGACGCAGGATTATACAATCGTTCCTTTTGATGATACAGCGGATATTTATGTTGTGAACACCTGTACTGTTACAGGTAAGGGGGATGCTGAATCAAGAAGGTTAATCAGGAAAGCTGTCAGGAGTAACAAGCATGCTCAGGTAGTTGTTACCGGCTGTTATGCACAGACTAATCCTGAGGAGATTGCTGGTATTCCGGGTGTGACGATGGTTGTCGGGAATGAAGAGAAATACTCACTGGTGAGTTTACTGAAAGATGCTGGAGATATCGTTGTTCCCCCTCACCCTAACCCTCTCCCGCATGGGGAGAGGGAATTTTCTATTGATATGACGGGGGCTAAAAGCGGGAATGTCGGTGAGAAGGTTTTTGTCGGGGACATCTTTGATAACTCTTCTATGCAGAATCAGGGTATTACTAAATTCCCCAACCATACACGTGCATTTATGAAGGTTCAGGATGGGTGTGACAGCAGGTGTTCTTATTGCATTGTACCGTTTGCGAGGGGCAGGAGCAGGAGTTTAAACCCTGATAAGGTAATAAATCAGATTAAGCTGTTTGAAGGCAACGGGTATAAAGAGGTGGTGTTATGCGGGGTACACCTCGGCGGATACGGCAGGGATATTGCCGGCAGACTTACATTGTCAGTACTTATAAAAAGGATAATCTCAGAAACCGGTATCCGGCGAATCAGGCTGTCTTCTATAGAGCCGCGGGAGATAACAGATGAGCTTATAAACCTGATGGCATCAGAGGACAGGATTTGTAAACACTTTCACATTCCACTTCAGAGCGGGGATGATATGGTGTTGAAGATGATGAACCGGAACTACACTGCCGGTTTTTTTGAAGACCTTGTATTGAACATAAATGAGAATGTAAGGGATTCCGGAATTGGCTGTGACGTAATGGTCGGTTTCCCGGGAGAGGGAGATGACCATTTTGAAAATACATTTAAATTCGTAGAGAAGCTTCCGGTAAGCTATCTCCACGTATTCTCATATTCTCCGAGGGCCGGGACAGCGGCATGTAATCTTAAAGAAACAGTGAGAGGTGATGTTAAACAAAAAAGAGGAGATGCGATCAGGAAGCTTGCAGATGTAAAGCATAATGAATTTGTGAGGAAATTTACGGGAAATATTTTTGATGTCCTGATAGAATATGAAAAGGATGAGGTAACAGGATTTCTCAAGGGGTATACTGGAAATTACCTGAAGGTGTTGATTACTGAGAATAGCGATTATGACGACAATGCCCTTATGAATAATATTGTAGATGTTCACATTACCGGGATTGTTAATGGAAACCTTGCAGGAGAGGTTGGGAGAAAGACAGTTAGAAGTAAGAGGCAAGATGTAACCCCACCCTCACCTTAA
- a CDS encoding HAD family phosphatase — MGLLLRYCNIITLHVIFLPYMIKAIIFDFDGIITDSEPVHLKMFQQVLSELNITITKQEYYETYLGMDDKGCFSTVLNAHGIEPSPEIIHSLIEKKTKYLMDYIKNSVFIYPGVVEFVNKAKDMFSLAIASGALRHEIEFILHKAGLHSAFDFIVSAEDVMYGKPDPECFIKALERFNNYSDQRITPAECVVIEDSIAGIEGAIAAGMRCIAVTNTYGSDRLTIADVTVKSLSEVDVENIDGMF, encoded by the coding sequence ATGGGATTATTGCTGAGATATTGCAATATAATTACACTTCATGTTATATTCCTTCCATACATGATAAAGGCTATTATCTTTGATTTTGACGGCATTATAACGGACAGTGAGCCGGTACACCTCAAGATGTTTCAGCAGGTCCTTTCAGAACTTAATATTACTATCACTAAACAGGAGTATTACGAGACATATCTCGGGATGGATGATAAAGGATGTTTTTCTACAGTTCTTAATGCTCATGGGATTGAACCCTCACCTGAAATTATTCATTCTTTGATAGAAAAAAAGACAAAATATCTTATGGATTATATAAAAAATTCTGTTTTTATTTACCCGGGTGTTGTGGAATTTGTAAATAAGGCAAAGGATATGTTTAGTCTTGCAATTGCATCCGGTGCACTTCGCCATGAGATAGAATTTATTCTGCATAAGGCAGGGCTTCACTCTGCATTTGATTTTATAGTAAGTGCAGAGGATGTGATGTACGGCAAGCCTGACCCTGAATGTTTTATTAAGGCATTAGAGAGATTTAATAATTATTCCGACCAGCGGATTACACCTGCTGAGTGTGTTGTTATCGAGGATTCCATTGCAGGGATCGAAGGTGCCATTGCAGCCGGAATGAGGTGCATTGCAGTAACTAATACTTATGGCAGTGACAGGCTTACGATAGCAGACGTGACAGTAAAGAGTTTAAGTGAGGTTGATGTTGAGAATATTGATGGAATGTTCTGA
- the radC gene encoding DNA repair protein RadC — MTDPKVCINEWPEDERPRERLVREGAERLSPAQLLAILLRTGSEGKSAIELAMELINRFGDFRAMSGVTVHELCSVKGIGIAKACQIKAALEIGKRSASFPLNKKRRVISSKDIYDVYRHYIQHFHGLKKEIFRLVMLDGKNRIFSDYVVSEGCLTSSIVHPREVYIQAIKNSAASVIFLHNHPSGDPTPSPEDIEITKRLIAAGELIGIKVLDHIIMGEGEYLSFADKGLL, encoded by the coding sequence ATGACTGACCCAAAGGTTTGTATAAACGAATGGCCGGAGGATGAGAGGCCGAGGGAGAGGCTGGTTAGGGAAGGGGCTGAACGGCTTTCGCCTGCACAGTTGCTTGCTATTCTTCTCAGGACAGGTAGTGAAGGGAAGAGTGCGATTGAACTTGCCATGGAACTGATAAACCGTTTCGGTGATTTCAGGGCAATGTCCGGGGTGACAGTACATGAGTTGTGTTCTGTTAAGGGGATTGGTATTGCAAAGGCATGTCAGATTAAGGCGGCACTTGAGATAGGTAAGAGGTCTGCGTCATTCCCTCTCAACAAGAAAAGGAGGGTTATATCAAGCAAAGATATATATGATGTCTATCGCCATTACATACAACACTTCCATGGCCTGAAAAAGGAGATATTCAGACTGGTGATGCTGGATGGGAAAAACAGGATATTTTCAGATTATGTAGTTTCAGAGGGCTGCCTGACATCAAGTATTGTCCATCCGAGAGAGGTATATATACAGGCGATAAAAAACTCTGCCGCCTCAGTAATTTTTCTCCACAACCACCCAAGCGGTGACCCAACCCCAAGCCCGGAAGACATAGAGATAACAAAAAGGCTTATCGCCGCCGGTGAACTCATAGGCATAAAAGTCCTTGATCACATAATCATGGGTGAAGGAGAGTACCTCAGCTTTGCGGATAAGGGGTTGTTGTAA
- a CDS encoding class II fructose-bisphosphate aldolase, which produces MRYRDIDELNVSLKGVVDIGAGRVKVVNENVVRGDLLDRLVFNAVFNENAEILKMSHRLIKAIAFELGIKSASIQGLYDAMGRGEVSGFSVPAINIRGLSYEVARAVVRAAIKNNSGAFIFEIARSEIGYTKQFPDEYAVVMIAAALKEGYKGPLFIQGDHFQANAKKYQQDPAKEIDTLKQLIKDAIEAGFYNIDIDSSTLVDLSKSDLKEQQRLNFEIAAELTAYIRQLEPKGVTISVGGEIGEVGGQNSTVEDLRVFMEGYLETLAGKGGLLKGISKISVQTGTSHGGVPLPDGTIAKVKLDFDTLEKISEAARKEYGLAGAVQHGASTLPDEAFHRFPETTTAEVHLATGFQNMTYDSKAFPQAFKEEIYNYLREKCAEEKKAGESDEQFIYKTRKKGFGPFRERFWTLPEPVRKSIGNELEAKLDFLFKKLNVVNTYDAVAKYVKPSEDYPVL; this is translated from the coding sequence ATGAGGTACAGGGATATAGATGAATTGAATGTTTCACTGAAGGGTGTTGTAGATATTGGAGCCGGCAGGGTAAAGGTTGTAAATGAGAATGTCGTTCGCGGTGATTTGCTGGACAGGTTAGTCTTTAATGCGGTTTTTAATGAAAATGCTGAGATATTAAAAATGTCACACCGGCTGATAAAGGCGATAGCCTTTGAACTTGGGATTAAGTCTGCATCAATACAGGGCTTGTATGATGCAATGGGCAGGGGAGAGGTAAGCGGATTCTCAGTTCCGGCAATAAACATACGCGGGCTTAGCTATGAGGTTGCAAGGGCAGTAGTGCGGGCAGCAATTAAGAATAATTCAGGTGCATTTATATTTGAGATAGCAAGGTCTGAGATAGGTTATACAAAACAGTTCCCTGATGAATATGCAGTGGTGATGATTGCAGCGGCTTTAAAGGAAGGATACAAAGGACCTTTGTTTATTCAGGGCGACCACTTTCAGGCAAATGCAAAAAAATATCAGCAGGACCCTGCAAAAGAGATTGATACACTGAAACAACTTATTAAGGACGCTATAGAAGCCGGGTTCTACAACATTGATATAGATTCATCTACACTTGTTGACCTTTCAAAATCAGATTTGAAAGAACAGCAGAGACTCAATTTTGAGATAGCAGCAGAGCTTACAGCTTATATCAGACAGCTTGAACCTAAAGGTGTAACCATATCAGTCGGCGGTGAGATTGGAGAGGTCGGCGGCCAGAACAGCACTGTTGAAGACCTCAGGGTGTTTATGGAAGGATACCTTGAGACACTTGCCGGCAAAGGCGGTTTATTAAAAGGGATCAGCAAGATAAGTGTGCAGACAGGTACATCACACGGCGGTGTTCCGCTGCCTGACGGAACAATAGCAAAGGTAAAACTCGACTTTGACACACTTGAGAAAATATCTGAGGCAGCAAGGAAGGAATACGGACTGGCAGGCGCAGTTCAGCATGGGGCATCTACACTTCCTGATGAGGCATTCCACAGATTCCCTGAAACAACGACTGCAGAGGTTCATCTTGCAACCGGTTTCCAGAATATGACCTATGACAGCAAGGCATTTCCGCAGGCATTTAAAGAAGAGATTTACAATTATTTGCGGGAGAAATGTGCAGAGGAGAAAAAGGCAGGGGAATCCGATGAGCAGTTCATTTACAAGACCCGCAAAAAAGGCTTCGGCCCTTTCAGAGAGAGATTCTGGACATTGCCTGAACCTGTACGTAAGTCCATTGGTAATGAACTTGAGGCTAAACTTGATTTCTTATTTAAGAAACTGAATGTGGTGAATACGTATGATGCGGTTGCAAAGTATGTAAAACCGTCCGAGGATTATCCGGTATTGTAG